The proteins below are encoded in one region of Flavobacterium nackdongense:
- a CDS encoding L-lactate MFS transporter, producing the protein MKKNKYLIVLAGMIMQLSIGSIYAYSKWIEPLANELHWDAHDTKTGFSLAICFLGLTAAFMGKFAQKVGPTKAGLLATLFLTLGLLGSALAVNMGNIYLFYLTFGVLQGIGLGFGYVVPVYTVVKWFPDKPGLASGIIIMSFALGSLLASFLISPLITSMGLSGAFATLGIGYGICMLLSALYLANPESKSTTHHAHIDLTPKEILTDKRFIALWLLLFLNVCGGIAIISKAAILGQEVVGMSAAQATMFVAIIGLFNGLGRLFWSSISDKIGCWTTFMFFIGINVICFALIPSFSSHSISFQILTYVIIAGYGAGFATMPSFVKSIYGTEKYGQVLGYILTAWSAAAFAGPLLLGLSTEITIFYLFSFLLIIALMVGIWLKGLLAKSY; encoded by the coding sequence ATGAAAAAGAATAAATATTTGATTGTGTTGGCTGGTATGATTATGCAGCTCTCCATCGGATCTATTTATGCATACAGCAAATGGATCGAACCTTTGGCTAACGAATTACATTGGGATGCTCACGATACCAAAACAGGTTTTAGTTTAGCCATTTGTTTTTTAGGATTAACAGCTGCTTTTATGGGTAAATTTGCTCAAAAAGTAGGGCCAACCAAAGCGGGTTTATTAGCAACATTATTTTTAACATTAGGTTTATTAGGCAGTGCTTTGGCTGTAAATATGGGTAATATCTACTTATTTTACTTGACTTTTGGAGTTTTGCAAGGTATTGGTTTAGGGTTTGGATACGTGGTTCCTGTTTATACTGTTGTCAAATGGTTTCCCGATAAACCAGGATTGGCTTCTGGAATTATTATTATGTCTTTTGCCTTAGGCTCTTTATTAGCTTCTTTTTTAATTAGCCCATTGATTACTTCTATGGGATTATCAGGAGCATTTGCCACACTTGGAATTGGCTATGGGATTTGTATGTTGTTAAGTGCCTTATATTTGGCAAATCCTGAAAGTAAAAGCACAACACACCACGCTCACATCGATTTGACTCCAAAAGAAATCCTAACCGACAAACGTTTTATAGCGCTTTGGTTATTATTATTTCTGAACGTTTGTGGCGGAATTGCCATCATTTCCAAAGCGGCGATTTTGGGTCAGGAAGTAGTAGGAATGTCGGCAGCACAAGCCACGATGTTTGTCGCTATCATTGGATTATTTAATGGATTGGGACGTTTGTTTTGGTCTAGTATTTCAGATAAAATAGGCTGTTGGACCACTTTTATGTTTTTTATTGGCATCAACGTAATTTGTTTTGCTTTGATACCGAGTTTTTCGAGCCATTCTATTTCTTTTCAAATCTTGACGTATGTCATTATTGCAGGATATGGAGCGGGTTTCGCTACAATGCCTTCTTTTGTAAAAAGCATTTATGGAACTGAAAAATACGGACAAGTTTTGGGTTACATACTAACCGCTTGGTCTGCCGCAGCATTTGCAGGACCCTTATTATTGGGTTTGAGTACTGAAATCACTATTTTTTATCTGTTTTCTTTCTTATTGATCATCGCATTAATGGTTGGAATCTGGTTGAAAGGATTGTTGGCAAAATCTTATTAA
- the pflA gene encoding pyruvate formate-lyase-activating protein, translating into MYFPEQDTHLLNESEIDLLRIHSLETFGTHDGPGIRMVVFVQGCQFRCLYCQNPDSIDIHGGTLVTIDELVSKAVKQKAYFGKQGGVTVSGGEPLLQRAKLVHFFDRLHENGINTCLDSNGRVLDDHTKELLDRTDLLLLDVKHINPEWHKKLTSLSNTTTLKIAEHRESTGKPMWLRYVFVPGYTDQEKYLHEWAKHFSGYKTIERVEIIPFHQLGKHKWELMNMEYALADTPSPTTEALENVKAIFSLYLDNVTIK; encoded by the coding sequence ATGTACTTCCCAGAGCAAGACACCCATTTATTAAACGAATCTGAAATTGACTTATTGAGAATTCATTCCTTAGAAACTTTTGGAACCCACGATGGACCCGGAATTCGAATGGTGGTATTTGTTCAAGGCTGTCAATTTCGATGTTTGTATTGCCAAAACCCAGATTCGATAGACATTCACGGAGGAACATTGGTGACTATCGATGAACTCGTTTCAAAAGCAGTAAAACAAAAAGCCTATTTTGGTAAACAAGGTGGAGTGACCGTTTCTGGCGGTGAGCCTTTGTTGCAAAGAGCCAAATTAGTTCACTTTTTCGATCGTTTGCACGAAAACGGAATCAATACTTGTTTGGATTCGAATGGGCGCGTTTTAGACGATCATACTAAAGAGCTACTTGACCGAACCGATTTACTATTGTTGGATGTCAAACACATCAATCCAGAATGGCATAAAAAACTCACCAGTTTAAGCAACACCACTACTTTAAAAATTGCAGAACACCGCGAAAGCACGGGAAAACCAATGTGGCTGCGCTATGTTTTTGTTCCCGGTTATACGGATCAGGAGAAATATTTACACGAATGGGCCAAACATTTTTCAGGTTATAAAACTATTGAAAGAGTAGAGATTATCCCTTTTCACCAATTGGGAAAACACAAATGGGAGTTAATGAATATGGAGTATGCGCTTGCAGACACTCCTTCGCCAACTACCGAAGCGTTAGAAAATGTCAAAGCCATTTTTAGCTTGTATTTGGATAACGTTACTATAAAATAA
- the pflB gene encoding formate C-acetyltransferase: MENLVKSLELKEGVWKESINVHDFILQNLKSYEGDASFLVGPSYKTVQLWDVCKATLLKERENDGCLAIDTEVISNITSFGPGYIQKENETIVGLQTDELLKRAMKPYGGIKLVESAVAEKGLKVSDRVVDIFNYAKNHNQAVFDAYDGEIKTFRSKHVLTGLPDNYARGRIIGDFRRVALYGVDRLIVEKKADKEKVSGEMSDAKVRLREEIAEQINALQDMKKMALSYGIDISKPATNAHEAVQFVYLAYLSAVKEQDGAAMSLGNVSSFLDVYIQNDLEAGIIDEEQAQEYIDQFVMKLRLVRHLRPGAYDAIFGGDPTWVTEAIGGQLHDGRTKVTKTSFRFLQTLYNLGASPEPNLTILWSEKLPQGFKDFCAQVSIDTSSLQYENDDLMRENRGSDDYGIACCVSYQEIGKTIQHFGARANLPKALLLSLNGGREESEGAQVVSGISEMDDEVLDYDTVMKSFKKTLAEVARVYAKSMYIIHYMHDKYYYERAQMALIDSNPKIDIAYGAAGISIIADSLSAIKYAKVTPVRNEYGLTTDFNIEGDFPKFGNDDDRVDDIAKEVTKIFIDELRKHKTYKNSTPTLSLLTITSNVMYGSNTGATPDGRKAGESFAPGANPMHGRDENGAIASLNSVSKLNYNDAQDGISYTFTMVPKSLGNNLEEQVSNLTTTLDAYFGRNAHHLNVNVLNKETLLDAYNHPENYPQLTIRVSGYAVNFVRLSKAHQLEVISRTFHSTM; encoded by the coding sequence ATGGAAAATTTAGTAAAAAGTTTAGAACTTAAAGAAGGTGTTTGGAAAGAGAGTATTAATGTGCACGATTTTATTTTACAAAACCTTAAATCATATGAAGGAGATGCAAGTTTTCTTGTAGGACCTTCTTATAAAACAGTACAACTTTGGGATGTTTGTAAAGCAACACTACTTAAAGAAAGAGAAAATGATGGTTGCCTTGCTATCGACACCGAGGTTATTTCCAATATTACTTCTTTTGGACCTGGATATATTCAAAAAGAAAATGAAACCATTGTTGGTCTTCAAACCGATGAGCTATTGAAAAGAGCGATGAAACCTTATGGTGGAATCAAATTGGTAGAATCTGCTGTAGCCGAAAAAGGATTGAAAGTTTCTGACAGAGTAGTAGATATTTTTAATTACGCAAAAAATCACAATCAAGCTGTTTTTGATGCTTATGATGGTGAAATCAAAACTTTTCGTTCTAAACACGTATTAACTGGCTTGCCAGATAATTATGCTAGAGGAAGAATAATAGGTGATTTTAGAAGAGTAGCTCTTTATGGAGTAGATAGATTGATTGTAGAGAAAAAAGCCGATAAAGAAAAAGTGTCTGGCGAAATGAGTGATGCAAAAGTTCGTTTGCGTGAAGAAATTGCTGAGCAAATCAATGCATTACAAGATATGAAAAAAATGGCTCTTTCTTATGGAATTGACATTTCAAAACCAGCTACAAATGCTCACGAAGCCGTACAGTTTGTATATTTAGCATATTTAAGCGCTGTTAAAGAACAAGACGGTGCTGCGATGTCTTTAGGGAATGTGTCTTCTTTTTTGGATGTTTACATTCAAAATGACCTTGAAGCTGGAATTATTGACGAGGAACAAGCTCAAGAATATATTGACCAATTTGTAATGAAATTGCGATTGGTGCGTCACCTTCGTCCAGGTGCTTACGACGCTATTTTTGGTGGAGATCCAACTTGGGTTACCGAAGCTATTGGAGGTCAATTACACGATGGAAGAACTAAAGTAACCAAAACTTCTTTCCGTTTCTTGCAAACATTATATAATTTAGGTGCTTCACCAGAACCGAATTTAACCATTCTTTGGTCTGAAAAATTACCACAAGGGTTCAAAGATTTTTGTGCTCAAGTTTCAATCGATACTTCATCATTGCAATACGAAAATGACGATTTAATGAGAGAAAACCGTGGTTCTGACGATTACGGAATTGCTTGTTGTGTTTCGTACCAAGAAATCGGAAAAACGATTCAACACTTTGGAGCCCGTGCCAATTTGCCTAAAGCACTTTTATTGTCCTTGAATGGCGGTAGAGAAGAATCCGAAGGTGCTCAGGTGGTGAGTGGAATTTCAGAAATGGACGACGAAGTTTTGGATTATGATACCGTAATGAAATCGTTCAAGAAAACATTGGCCGAAGTGGCTCGTGTGTATGCCAAATCAATGTATATCATTCATTATATGCACGATAAATATTACTATGAAAGAGCGCAAATGGCTTTGATTGATAGCAATCCAAAAATTGATATTGCTTATGGTGCTGCGGGAATTTCGATTATTGCCGATTCACTTTCTGCTATTAAATATGCTAAAGTAACGCCAGTTAGAAACGAATACGGATTGACTACCGATTTCAATATCGAAGGTGATTTTCCAAAATTTGGTAATGATGACGATAGAGTTGATGATATCGCTAAGGAAGTTACCAAAATATTTATCGATGAGTTGAGAAAACATAAAACCTATAAAAATTCAACGCCAACACTTTCGTTATTGACCATTACTTCCAATGTAATGTACGGTTCCAATACTGGTGCCACTCCAGACGGACGTAAAGCTGGTGAGTCATTTGCACCGGGAGCTAATCCAATGCACGGTAGAGACGAAAATGGTGCTATTGCTTCTTTGAACTCCGTTAGTAAATTGAATTACAATGATGCTCAGGACGGAATTTCTTATACTTTCACAATGGTTCCAAAATCATTAGGAAACAATTTAGAAGAACAAGTTTCCAACTTAACTACTACTTTAGATGCTTATTTTGGAAGAAATGCACATCACTTGAATGTGAATGTTCTGAACAAAGAAACCTTGTTAGACGCATACAATCACCCAGAAAACTATCCGCAATTAACGATTCGTGTTTCGGGCTATGCTGTGAATTTTGTACGTTTGTCCAAAGCACATCAATTAGAAGTAATTAGCAGAACGTTCCACAGTACAATGTAA
- a CDS encoding GMP reductase, translated as MRIELEMKLGFKDVMIRPKRSTLKSRSHVSLEREFKFLHSSTTWTGVPIMAANMDTVGTFEMAKALAEEKLFTAIHKHYSVQEWNDFLHDLAPEMYDYIAISTGTGKNDSKKIAQIFEANPLLKFICIDVANGYSEHFVNFVQQTRKQYPDKVIIAGNVVTGEMVEELLLAGADIIKVGIGPGSVCTTRVKTGVGYPQLSAIIECADAAHGLGGQIISDGGCKTPGDVAKAFGAGADFVMLGGMLAGHTESGGELIEINGEKFKQFYGMSSTTAMEKHVGGVAEYRASEGKTVQVPFRGDVEVTLKDILGGLRSACTYVGASRLKELTKRTTFIRVAEQENTVYTK; from the coding sequence ATGAGAATTGAATTAGAAATGAAATTGGGGTTCAAAGATGTAATGATTAGACCTAAACGATCTACATTAAAGAGCCGTTCTCATGTCAGTTTAGAAAGAGAATTCAAATTTTTGCATAGTAGCACAACTTGGACAGGAGTTCCAATAATGGCTGCCAATATGGATACTGTAGGAACTTTTGAAATGGCCAAAGCCTTAGCTGAAGAAAAACTTTTTACCGCAATCCATAAACATTATTCCGTTCAGGAATGGAATGATTTTTTACATGATTTAGCACCAGAAATGTATGATTATATCGCCATAAGTACTGGTACAGGAAAGAATGATTCTAAAAAAATAGCTCAAATTTTCGAAGCCAATCCTTTATTGAAATTCATTTGCATTGATGTGGCCAATGGCTATTCGGAACATTTTGTCAATTTTGTGCAGCAAACTCGAAAGCAATATCCCGACAAAGTGATTATTGCTGGAAATGTGGTTACGGGCGAAATGGTCGAGGAATTATTATTGGCTGGAGCCGATATTATTAAGGTAGGCATTGGACCTGGTTCGGTTTGTACAACCAGAGTAAAAACCGGAGTAGGTTATCCTCAACTTTCTGCCATTATCGAATGTGCCGATGCGGCTCACGGTCTTGGCGGACAAATCATTAGCGATGGGGGTTGCAAAACTCCTGGAGATGTAGCAAAAGCCTTTGGTGCTGGTGCTGATTTTGTTATGCTTGGAGGAATGCTTGCAGGTCATACCGAAAGTGGTGGAGAATTGATAGAAATCAACGGTGAAAAATTCAAACAGTTTTACGGAATGAGTTCGACCACAGCGATGGAAAAACACGTTGGTGGCGTTGCCGAATACAGAGCAAGTGAGGGAAAAACGGTGCAAGTCCCATTCAGAGGCGATGTTGAAGTGACTTTAAAGGATATTCTTGGCGGTTTGCGAAGTGCTTGTACCTACGTTGGTGCTTCCCGTTTGAAAGAATTGACCAAACGAACTACTTTCATAAGGGTTGCGGAGCAGGAAAACACGGTTTACACCAAATAA
- the glyA gene encoding serine hydroxymethyltransferase, translating to MQRDKQIFDLILEEQDRQIHGLELIASENFVSDEVMEAAGSVLTNKYAEGYPGKRYYGGCEVVDVIEQIAIDRAKELFGAEYANVQPHSGSQANTAVFFACLKPGDKILGFDLSHGGHLTHGSPVNFSGRLYSPAFYGVDKETGRLDYDKIQEIATKEQPKLIIAGASAYSRDMDFERFRVIADSVGAILMADISHPAGLIAKGLMNDPIPHCHIVSTTTHKTLRGPRGGLILMGKDFPNPMGLTTPKGEIRMMSSLLDLAVFPGNQGGPLMHIIAAKAVAFGEALTDNFFRYALQLQKNANAMADAFVKRGYDIISGGTDNHMMLIDLRNKGISGKDAENALVKAEITVNKNMVPFDDKSPFVTSGIRVGTAAITTRGLVEEDMETIVTMIDKVLSDHTNEDIIEEVADEVNEMMSERAIFVF from the coding sequence ATGCAACGCGACAAACAAATTTTTGACCTTATTTTAGAGGAACAAGACAGACAGATTCATGGATTAGAACTTATCGCTTCCGAGAATTTTGTAAGTGATGAAGTAATGGAAGCAGCTGGTTCTGTTTTAACCAATAAATATGCTGAAGGTTATCCAGGCAAAAGATATTATGGTGGTTGCGAAGTGGTGGATGTTATCGAGCAAATCGCCATAGATAGAGCTAAGGAATTATTTGGTGCTGAGTATGCCAATGTGCAGCCTCACTCAGGTTCTCAAGCCAATACTGCAGTTTTCTTTGCTTGTTTGAAACCTGGCGATAAAATTTTAGGTTTCGACTTATCTCACGGGGGACATTTAACGCACGGTTCGCCAGTAAATTTTTCTGGACGTTTGTACTCACCTGCATTCTACGGTGTAGATAAGGAAACAGGAAGATTGGATTATGATAAAATTCAGGAAATTGCGACCAAAGAACAGCCAAAATTAATTATCGCTGGAGCTTCGGCTTATTCTCGCGATATGGATTTTGAGCGTTTCAGAGTAATTGCCGATAGTGTTGGAGCAATTTTAATGGCAGATATTTCGCATCCTGCAGGTTTAATTGCCAAAGGATTGATGAATGACCCAATTCCACATTGTCATATTGTTTCGACAACTACCCATAAAACTTTGCGTGGACCTAGAGGTGGTTTGATTTTGATGGGGAAAGATTTTCCAAATCCAATGGGTTTGACTACTCCAAAAGGTGAAATCAGAATGATGTCTTCTTTATTAGACTTAGCCGTTTTCCCTGGAAATCAAGGTGGTCCTTTGATGCATATTATTGCAGCTAAAGCGGTTGCTTTTGGTGAAGCTTTGACGGATAATTTCTTTAGATATGCTTTACAATTGCAAAAAAATGCTAATGCAATGGCCGATGCTTTTGTAAAAAGAGGCTACGATATTATTTCGGGAGGAACTGACAATCATATGATGTTGATTGATTTGAGAAACAAAGGAATTTCAGGTAAAGATGCTGAAAATGCCTTGGTGAAAGCAGAAATTACCGTAAATAAAAATATGGTTCCTTTTGATGATAAATCACCATTTGTAACTTCAGGAATTCGTGTTGGAACTGCTGCTATTACCACTCGTGGATTGGTAGAAGAAGATATGGAAACTATTGTTACTATGATTGATAAAGTTTTATCTGATCATACCAACGAAGATATTATCGAAGAAGTGGCCGATGAAGTAAACGAAATGATGAGCGAAAGAGCTATTTTCGTTTTCTAA
- the fahA gene encoding fumarylacetoacetase: MPISANNTNRKSWIEVPVDSDFPIQNIPFGVFITKDDVITIGTRIGDCAIDMGALQQLNYFEGIELTDDMFMQDTLNDFISDGKKTWRLVRNRLAELFDATNPKLRDNKEHREIVIFDVKDIEMQLPVLIGDFTDFYSSLENATNIGKIINNPEKALPLNWFHMPVGYHGRSSTIIPSGIPINRPMVQTLPIGETTPVFGPSRMVDFELETAFITTDANIMGENIPISEVEDYIFGMVLMNDWSARDIQKWESLSFGPFLGKNFATSISSWIVTMDALEPFRAKGPKQDPSPLPYLQQKGKNNFDINLEIAIKTEDATTTTISKTNFKYIYWSMIQQLAHHTSNGCRVNSGDLMGSGTISGHTPDSFGSLLELTSGGKAPIQLNNNTERNFLKDGDTVIMKGFSKNNGVRIGFGELSTKLLPPFVRK, translated from the coding sequence ATGCCAATATCAGCTAATAATACCAACCGTAAATCTTGGATAGAAGTACCAGTTGATAGCGATTTCCCGATTCAGAATATACCATTTGGCGTTTTCATCACCAAGGATGATGTAATAACCATAGGAACTCGAATAGGAGATTGCGCCATAGATATGGGTGCTTTGCAACAATTAAATTATTTTGAAGGAATCGAATTGACCGATGATATGTTCATGCAAGACACCTTGAATGACTTCATTTCAGATGGAAAAAAAACTTGGAGATTGGTCCGAAATCGATTGGCAGAATTGTTCGACGCCACCAATCCCAAACTTAGAGACAATAAAGAACACAGGGAAATTGTAATATTTGATGTAAAAGATATCGAAATGCAATTGCCGGTTTTAATTGGCGATTTTACTGATTTTTACAGCAGTCTGGAAAACGCAACAAATATTGGCAAAATAATAAACAACCCTGAAAAAGCTTTACCGCTCAACTGGTTTCATATGCCAGTGGGTTATCACGGAAGAAGCTCCACTATTATTCCATCGGGTATACCTATTAATAGACCTATGGTACAAACACTTCCCATTGGAGAAACGACTCCTGTTTTTGGACCTTCCCGAATGGTAGATTTTGAATTGGAAACCGCTTTTATCACCACCGATGCCAACATTATGGGTGAAAACATTCCCATTAGCGAAGTCGAAGATTATATTTTTGGAATGGTATTAATGAATGATTGGAGTGCTCGAGACATTCAAAAATGGGAATCATTATCCTTTGGTCCCTTTTTAGGCAAAAATTTTGCCACTTCCATTTCCTCTTGGATTGTTACCATGGATGCCTTAGAACCGTTCAGAGCCAAAGGGCCAAAACAAGATCCTTCGCCTCTTCCCTATTTGCAACAAAAAGGAAAAAACAACTTCGACATCAATTTGGAAATTGCCATTAAAACGGAAGATGCGACGACCACAACTATATCTAAAACCAACTTCAAATATATTTATTGGTCGATGATTCAACAATTAGCGCATCATACTTCCAATGGTTGCCGAGTAAATTCGGGCGATTTGATGGGTTCAGGAACCATTTCTGGACATACTCCCGATAGTTTTGGTTCTCTGTTAGAATTAACTTCCGGAGGAAAAGCCCCAATCCAACTAAATAACAATACCGAACGCAATTTTTTAAAAGATGGCGACACTGTAATTATGAAAGGTTTTTCTAAAAACAACGGCGTTAGAATAGGATTTGGAGAGCTTTCAACAAAATTACTTCCCCCTTTTGTGAGGAAATAA
- a CDS encoding GNAT family N-acetyltransferase gives MKISIVIAQEEHYKYAQQICDTIESSALLRGTGIAKRTPEYIKKKIHNRDAVIAIDKNGVFAGFCYIESWQHGKFVAHSGLIVHPDFRNHGLAKKIKTFVFNYSLEKYQGAKVFGITTGLAVMKINSDLGYKPVPFSQLTTDPTFWKGCQTCTNYEILKSKDYKMCLCTGMLYDPAEKPKDPPKHPFNVRIWNRLKEIKAALFLKNK, from the coding sequence ATGAAAATATCTATAGTTATAGCACAAGAAGAACATTATAAATATGCGCAACAAATTTGCGACACCATAGAATCTTCTGCTTTGTTACGAGGTACTGGAATTGCTAAAAGAACTCCAGAATACATCAAAAAAAAGATACACAATCGCGATGCCGTAATTGCAATAGACAAAAATGGGGTGTTTGCCGGTTTCTGCTATATCGAAAGTTGGCAACACGGCAAGTTCGTAGCTCACTCCGGATTAATCGTACATCCTGATTTCAGAAATCATGGATTGGCTAAAAAAATCAAAACTTTTGTTTTCAATTATTCCTTAGAAAAATATCAGGGAGCCAAGGTTTTTGGTATCACGACTGGTTTGGCAGTAATGAAAATCAATTCCGATTTGGGTTACAAACCGGTTCCTTTTTCACAATTGACCACAGATCCAACTTTCTGGAAAGGATGTCAAACCTGTACCAATTATGAAATTCTTAAAAGCAAGGACTACAAAATGTGCCTTTGTACCGGTATGCTTTACGACCCAGCAGAAAAACCAAAAGACCCGCCTAAACATCCCTTTAATGTGCGGATTTGGAATCGATTGAAAGAAATTAAAGCAGCTCTTTTCTTGAAAAATAAATAA
- a CDS encoding argininosuccinate synthase encodes MENKKVVLAYSGGLDTSYCLKYLKNEQGYEVHTVLINTGGFDDAELQAIEDRAYELGSAKHANLTILDKYYDKAIKYLVYGNVLKNNTYPLSVSAERVFQAIEAIKYAKSVGATAIAHGSTGAGNDQIRFDLIFQTIAPEIEIITPIRDLKLSRQEEVDYLAKNGVHYSWEKAQYSINKGLWGTSIGGKETLNAKLPLPNEAYPSQLTKEGEEKVTLEFLKGELVAVNGKKDKPSNNIVALEKLASAYAIGRDIHVGDTIIGIKGRVGFEAAAPLIIIKAHHLLEKHTLGKWQQYWKEQLGNWYGMLFHEGQFLDPVMRNIETFLEDTQKTVNGTVTVSLKPYHFSLDGIESDNDLMNTGFGQYGEMNNAWTSDDAKGFIKILGNAQNIFSSVNKETYE; translated from the coding sequence ATGGAAAATAAAAAAGTAGTATTAGCATATAGTGGAGGATTAGACACATCGTATTGTCTAAAATATTTGAAAAATGAACAAGGATACGAAGTGCACACCGTATTAATCAATACAGGAGGATTCGACGATGCCGAATTACAAGCCATCGAAGACAGAGCCTACGAATTAGGAAGTGCTAAACACGCCAACTTGACTATTTTAGACAAATATTACGACAAAGCCATCAAATATTTGGTTTATGGTAATGTATTAAAAAACAATACGTATCCTTTATCGGTAAGTGCGGAACGTGTTTTCCAAGCAATCGAAGCCATAAAATACGCTAAATCTGTTGGAGCGACTGCTATCGCTCACGGAAGTACCGGTGCTGGAAATGACCAAATTCGTTTTGACTTGATTTTCCAAACTATCGCTCCCGAAATTGAAATCATCACTCCTATTCGTGACTTGAAATTATCTCGTCAGGAAGAAGTAGATTATTTGGCTAAAAATGGCGTACATTATTCTTGGGAAAAAGCGCAATATTCTATCAACAAAGGACTTTGGGGAACAAGTATTGGAGGAAAAGAAACATTAAACGCAAAATTACCGCTTCCGAACGAGGCTTATCCTTCGCAACTGACAAAAGAAGGAGAAGAGAAGGTAACTTTAGAATTTTTGAAAGGAGAATTAGTAGCTGTAAATGGTAAAAAAGACAAACCATCCAATAATATTGTCGCGCTAGAAAAACTAGCCAGTGCTTATGCAATCGGTAGAGATATTCACGTGGGTGACACGATTATCGGAATCAAAGGAAGAGTTGGTTTTGAAGCTGCTGCTCCTTTAATCATCATCAAAGCACACCATTTATTGGAGAAACATACGCTTGGAAAATGGCAACAATATTGGAAAGAACAACTGGGAAACTGGTACGGAATGTTGTTTCACGAAGGGCAATTTTTGGATCCTGTAATGAGAAACATCGAAACTTTTCTGGAAGACACTCAAAAAACCGTAAATGGAACCGTAACCGTTTCTTTGAAACCGTACCACTTTTCATTAGACGGAATCGAATCGGATAATGATTTGATGAATACTGGTTTTGGACAATACGGCGAAATGAACAATGCCTGGACATCTGACGATGCGAAAGGATTTATCAAAATTTTGGGTAATGCTCAAAACATATTTTCATCTGTGAATAAGGAGACTTACGAGTAA
- the argC gene encoding N-acetyl-gamma-glutamyl-phosphate reductase, with protein MISIGIIGGSGYTAGELIRILMFHPNAKLDFVYSTTNAGKPLSVAHHDLLGDIEMNFTDAINPNVDVVFLCLGHGKSISFLDENQFSDSTKIIDLGNDFRLLKDKDFNGKTFVYGLPELNKTDIKNAQYIANPGCFATAIQLALLPLATHGLLNDDVHINATTGSTGAGVSLSETSHFSWRNNNMSHYKAFDHQHLGEINQTLNQLQTTFKDEVIFVPNRGDFTRGIFATLYTKTDESLEDLLAKYQAYYADQPFVTVTNTNINLKQVVQTNKCIISLMKKGNRILITSVIDNLIKGASGQAIQNMNLMFGLDESTGLHLKPSGF; from the coding sequence ATGATTTCAATAGGTATAATTGGCGGTTCTGGATATACTGCAGGAGAATTAATTAGAATTCTAATGTTTCACCCGAATGCCAAATTGGATTTTGTGTACAGCACGACCAATGCTGGAAAACCACTTTCGGTTGCGCACCACGATTTGTTGGGCGATATCGAAATGAATTTTACCGACGCTATAAATCCCAATGTGGATGTTGTTTTCTTGTGCTTAGGACACGGGAAATCCATCTCCTTTTTGGATGAAAATCAGTTTTCTGACTCCACCAAAATCATCGATTTAGGAAATGATTTTAGATTGCTAAAAGACAAAGACTTTAACGGAAAAACTTTTGTTTACGGTTTACCGGAATTAAACAAAACGGACATTAAAAATGCCCAATATATTGCCAATCCGGGCTGTTTTGCAACAGCCATTCAATTGGCGTTATTACCTTTGGCCACCCACGGATTGTTGAATGATGACGTACATATCAACGCTACAACAGGAAGTACGGGAGCCGGAGTAAGTCTGTCTGAAACATCCCATTTTAGTTGGAGAAACAACAATATGTCGCATTACAAAGCTTTTGACCATCAACATTTGGGAGAGATCAATCAAACATTGAATCAGCTGCAAACAACTTTCAAAGATGAGGTCATTTTCGTTCCCAACAGAGGTGATTTCACTAGAGGAATTTTTGCAACATTATATACCAAAACCGACGAAAGTTTAGAAGATTTGTTAGCAAAATACCAAGCATATTATGCCGATCAGCCGTTTGTAACGGTTACAAATACTAATATCAATTTGAAACAAGTGGTGCAAACGAACAAATGCATTATCAGTTTAATGAAAAAAGGAAACCGGATTTTGATTACTTCGGTAATCGATAATTTGATAAAAGGAGCTTCAGGACAAGCCATTCAGAATATGAATTTAATGTTTGGTTTGGACGAAAGCACAGGATTGCATTTGAAACCAAGTGGATTCTAG